One window of the Rosa rugosa chromosome 3, drRosRugo1.1, whole genome shotgun sequence genome contains the following:
- the LOC133739391 gene encoding probable indole-3-pyruvate monooxygenase YUCCA5 — protein MENLFRLVDHEDFFACRCIMVNGPVIVGAGPSGLATAACLRDQGVPFEVLERAECIASLWQKRTYDRLKLHLPKAFCQLPKLPFPEDFPEYPTKRQFIDYLESYAKHFEINPKFNSSVQSARYDETSGFWRVKTVATTGSTRSEVEYICRWLIVATGENAECVVPDIDGLSEFGGEVVHACEYKSGEKYKGQKVLVVGCGNSGMELSLDLCNHNASPSMVVRSSVHVLPREIYGKSTFELAVFLLKWLPVWLADKLLLLFSWLILGSIEKYGLNRPSVGPMELKNTQGKTPVLDIGALDKIKSGGIKVVPGIKRFSYGRVELVDGEVLDIDSVVLATGYRSNVPSWLQEGEFFSKSGFPKQPFPQGWKGNAGLYAVGFTRRGLSGASCDAMRIAQDIGNVWKCETKQNKKRTTAGHRRCISQTF, from the exons ATGGAGAACTTGTTTCGCTTAGTGGATCATGAGGATTTCTTTGCTTGCCGTTGCATCATGGTCAACGGACCAGTCATAGTTGGAGCTGGTCCGTCTGGCTTGGCAACGGCAGCTTGCCTCAGGGACCAAGGAGTCCCATTCGAAGTCCTTGAAAGAGCCGAGTGCATAGCCTCACTGTGGCAAAAACGCACCTATGACAGGCTCAAGCTTCATCTTCCCAAGGCATTTTGCCAACTCCCTAAACTTCCATTCCCTGAGGATTTCCCTGAGTATCCAACAAAGAGACAATTCATCGACTACCTTGAATCATACGCCAAACACTTTGAAATCAACCCAAAATTCAACTCCTCCGTCCAATCAGCCCGCTACGACGAGACCAGCGGTTTCTGGAGGGTCAAGACTGTTGCAACAACCGGGTCAACCCGATCAGAGGTCGAGTACATCTGCAGGTGGCTCATAGTTGCCACCGGCGAAAATGCCGAGTGTGTGGTGCCTGACATCGACGGACTCAGCGAGTTTGGCGGCGAAGTTGTCCACGCTTGTGAGTACAAGTCCGGCGAGAAGTACAAGGGACAGAAAGTACTTGTCGTCGGTTGTGGAAATTCCGGCATGGAACTCTCTCTTGACCTCTGCAACCACAATGCCTCGCCTTCCATGGTCGTTAGAAGCTCG GTTCATGTCTTGCCAAGAGAAATCTATGGAAAATCGACATTCGAGTTGGCGGTCTTTTTGCTAAAATGGCTACCAGTCTGGTTAGCTGACAAGCTCCTCCTACTTTTCTCATGGTTGATACTCGGAAGCATCGAGAAATACGGGCTCAACAGGCCTTCCGTAGGCCCAATGGAGCTAAAGAACACACAAGGAAAGACCCCTGTTCTTGACATTGGAGCACTAGACAAAATCAAGTCCGGTGGTATCAAAGTCGTTCCCGGAATCAAGAGATTCTCATACGGCCGCGTTGAGCTTGTCGACGGCGAAGTTCTTGACATTGATTCAGTTGTTCTAGCTACAGGATACCGCAGCAATGTTCCTTCTTGGCTACAG GAAGGTGAATTTTTCTCCAAGAGCGGATTCCCAAAGCAGCCATTCCCACAGGGCTGGAAAGGAAATGCCGGACTCTATGCAGTCGGGTTCACAAGGAGAGGGCTCTCTGGTGCTTCATGTGACGCCATGAGAATAGCACAAGATATTGGAAACGTCTGGAAATGCGAAACGAAACAGAACAAGAAGAGAACCACCGCTGGCCATAGACGATGCATTTCCCAGACGTTCTAA
- the LOC133737726 gene encoding auxin response factor 16-like — protein sequence MADPETDEVFARIWLLPSESSELFAQDRGYVDSDGSDNLEKPSSLAKTLTQSDANNGGSFSVPRYCVEIIFLRLDYSADPPVQTVVTKGVHGEVWKFQHIYLGIPRRHLLMTEWSMFVNQKKLVVGDSIVFLRVKNGDLCVWIWRAKRGSPDGWSESGWNHGGSR from the coding sequence ATGGCCGACCCGGAAACCGACGAGGTCTTCGCCAGAATCTGGCTTCTCCCTTCCGAGAGCAGCGAGCTTTTTGCTCAAGACCGGGGCTATGTGGACTCTGATGGGTCTGACAATCTGGAAAAGCCTTCTTCTTTAGCTAAAACTCTGACCCAGTCCGACGCCAACAATGGCGGCAGCTTCTCCGTCCCGAGGTACTGCGTTGAGATCATTTTCTTGAGGCTCGACTACTCCGCTGACCCGCCGGTGCAGACGGTGGTCACCAAGGGCGTCCACGGCGAGGTGTggaagtttcagcacatttacCTAGGCATCCCTCGCAGGCATTTGCTGATGACTGAGTGGAGCATGTTCGTGAACCAGAAGAAGCTCGTTGTCGGTGACTCGATTGTGTTCCTGCGAGTCAAAAATGGCGACCTCTGCGTCTGGATTTGGCGGGCCAAGCGGGGATCGCCGGATGGGTGGTCGGAATCAGGGTGGAACCACGGTGGTTCTAGATGA